Proteins encoded within one genomic window of Dermatophilus congolensis:
- a CDS encoding ArsR/SmtB family transcription factor: MNADNKVCGLSPSSEYVDLAAEVFRLLSDPTRIKIILALRAAEELSVNSLAEIVDKKPSGVSQHLARMRMARIVTTRHEGTSVRYRLTDEHALALVIEAVKQAEHATANGQTPRHHHSPAE; encoded by the coding sequence ATGAATGCAGATAATAAGGTTTGCGGACTCTCTCCCTCATCGGAATACGTTGATCTAGCAGCTGAAGTCTTCCGCCTGCTTTCTGACCCCACCCGAATCAAAATCATCCTGGCCCTGCGCGCCGCCGAAGAGCTCTCCGTTAACTCTCTGGCCGAAATCGTTGACAAAAAACCCTCCGGCGTTTCTCAACACTTAGCTCGCATGCGTATGGCCCGCATCGTCACCACTCGTCATGAAGGCACCAGCGTGCGCTACCGACTCACAGACGAGCACGCTCTCGCCCTGGTTATCGAAGCTGTCAAACAAGCCGAACACGCCACCGCCAACGGCCAAACACCACGGCACCACCACTCCCCCGCCGAGTAG